From a single Apium graveolens cultivar Ventura chromosome 2, ASM990537v1, whole genome shotgun sequence genomic region:
- the LOC141686883 gene encoding uncharacterized protein LOC141686883, with product MDGLQHARPVISIDGTFLKGRYRGKLLIAMGVDSNNHPFPLCYGLVDEETYENWSWFLQRLRRHVCRQRTDVCIIFDCAASIISALRDPQNGFAEPLGIHRFRLLHVRSNFCSHHPGDELKKLMWKAGRTTQVSNHDAYMSRIGEIFPTALQYLATIPVERWTLSHDCGVRYGQTITNMLEGFNGNIRRARFLPVTVMMEYLFYKVVTIVDKHRNIEDDGLQEGQQLCARFAAMLAKIRRKAT from the coding sequence ATGGACGGCTTGCAACATGCACGTCCTGTGATTTCAATAGATGGGACATTCTTGAAAGGAAGATATAGGGGCAAGCTGCTTATTGCTATGGGTGTTGATTCGAACAACCACCCGTTCCCTCTCTGTTATGGCTTGGTTGATGAGGAGACGTACGAGAACTGGTCTTGGTTTTTGCAACGACTTCGAAGACATGTCTGTCGACAACGGACCGACGTCTGCATCATTTTTGACTGTGCTGCCAGCATTATCTCCGCCCTAAGAGACCCTCAAAACGGTTTTGCTGAGCCACTCGGCATCCATAGATTCCGTCTcctccatgtaagaagtaattttTGTAGTCATCACCCAGGTGATGAACTAAAAAAATTAATGTGGAAAGCTGGAAGAACCACACAAGTCTCAAATCACGACGCATATATGTCAAGGATTGGTGAAATTTTCCCCACCGCCCTACAATATCTTGCTACAATACCCGTGGAGAGGTGGACACTTTCCCACGATTGTGGTGTTCGCTACGGTCAAACAATCACAAACATGCTTGAGGGCTTCAACGGCAACATAAGGAGGGCTCGTTTTCTTCCAGTAACAGTAATGATGGAGTACCTCTTCTACAAGGTGGTCACAATTGTAGATAAACATCGAAACATAGAGGATGACGGTCTACAAGAGGGGCAACAATTATGTGCACGTTTCGCCGCTATGTTAGCTAAAATTCGGAGAAAGGCAACATGA
- the LOC141707144 gene encoding synaptotagmin-3-like translates to MGFISSFLGILGFGIGIPLGLFIGFYLFIYSASKDDHHLKDPFTRPLSELDTDSLDEVITELPIWVKRSDYDRVDWLNKFLFDMWPYLDKAICGMIRVMAEPIFAEYIGKFRCEAIDFEILNLGTLPPTIHGIKIYETNERDLVMEPAIKWAGNQNITVAIKVLSQRITVQLVDMQVFASPRIILKCLVPTFPCFASIVVSLMDKPHIDFGMNVLGCDIMSIPGLYRPVQDIIKKQVASVYLWPRTFEIPILDASSVAIKKPVGILHVKVVRAVKLLKMDILGTSDPYVKLSLSGERLPSKKTTIKKRNLNPEWNENFKLLVKDPQSQVLNINVFDWDKVGAHDKLGSQVVPLKLLKPQESTEFVLDLLKNTNISDPQKKKPRGKIVLELKYAPFREDSNILSGALDGSLRIESQNDGECGPMIPSGAGVLMVTVQGAEDVEGEHHNNPYALVIFKGETKKSKMIKRTRDPLWNEEYQFVLEEPPVNDKIQIKVLSRPRGISFRQKESLGHVDIDLADVVHNGRINRKYHLIDSKNGMVHVELRWKTI, encoded by the exons TTTATCTCTTTATTTACTCTGCTTCTAAAGATGATCATCATCTCAAG GATCCTTTTACTAGGCCTCTATCGGAGCTCGATacagattctttagatgaagTAATTACTGAGCTACCTATCTGGGTGAAAAGGTCTGATTATGACCGA GTGGACTGGTTGAATAAGTTTTTGTTTGATATGTGGCCTTACCTTGACAAG GCTATCTGCGGAATGATTAGGGTTATGGCTGAACCTATATTTGCCGAGTACATTGGAAAGTTTCGATGTGAAGCTATTGATTTTGAAATTCTGAACCTGGGGACACTCCCTCCTACAATTCATG GTATTAAAATTTATGAGACAAATGAAAGGGATCTAGTCATGGAGCCAGCAATTAAATGGGCTGGAAATCAGAATATAACTGTTGCAATCAAAGTTTTATCGCAGCGTATCACAGTTCAG TTGGTGGATATGCAAGTTTTTGCTTCACCACGCATAATACTGAAATGCCTTGTGCCAACATTTCCCTGTTTTGCGAGCATAGTGGTATCTTTAATGGATAAA CCGCACATAGATTTTGGCATGAATGTGTTGGGCTGCGACATTATGTCTATACCTGGCTTATATCGACCAGTTCAG GATATTATCAAAAAGCAGGTTGCAAGTGTATATCTCTGGCCACGAACTTTTGAGATACCCATCCTTGATGCTTCTTC AGTAGCAATTAAGAAACCTGTTGGAATACTGCATGTGAAAGTGGTACGAGCAGTCAAACTTCTGAAAATGGACATATTGGGAACATCCGATCCATATGTTAAGCTGAGCCTGAGTGGAGAAAGGTTGCCATCAAAGAAAACAACTATCAAAAAAAGGAATTTGAATCCAGAATGGAACGAAAATTTTAAGCTGCTTGTGAAGGATCCGCAATCCCAAGTTCTCAATATAAATGTCTTTGATTGGGACAAG GTAGGGGCACATGATAAGCTGGGGTCACAAGTAGTTCCTCTAAAATTGTTAAAACCACAAGAATCTACGGAGTTTGTGCTTGATTTGCTTaaaaatacaaatataagtgATCCGCAAAAGAAGAAGCCCAGAGGAAAGATTGTATTAGAGCTGAAATATGCTCCTTTCCGAGAAGATAGTAACATTCTTAGTGGAGCTCTCGATGGATCTCTAAGGATCGAAAGTCAAAATGACGGGGAATGTGGTCCTATGATTCCAAGTGGAGCAGGGGTACTAATGGTCACTGTCCAAGGAGCTGAAGATGTAGAGGGGGAGCATCACAACAATCCTTACGCTTTAGTAATTTTTAAAGGAGAAACGAAGAAATCAAAG ATGATTAAAAGAACTCGTGACCCTCTCTGGAATGAAGAGTACCAATTTGTGCTCGAAGAACCGCCTGTAAATGACAAGATCCAAATTAAAGTTTTAAGCAGACCAAGAGGCATAAGTTTCCGACAAAAG GAGTCACTGGGACATGTAGACATTGACCTTGCCGATGTAGTGCATAATGGACGTATTAACCGCAAATATCATCTGATAGATTCGAAGAATGGAATGGTACATGTGGAATTAAGATGGAAGACAATTTAA